Genomic segment of Pseudoalteromonas sp. NC201:
CGTATTGAATTGGTGAAAGTTGAAGAGCCAGCTAAGCGCTCTGGTGGCGTGATGGTTGAGAGCGTTGAAGAGTTAGTAAACAAGTTAAAAACAGAAGCAAAGGTGATCTCATGAGCGTATTAGTTATTGCTGAGCACGAAAATGGTGTATTGAAACCTGAAACCGCTAAGGTGGTTGCTGCTGCAACAAAAATAGCAAGCGACATCACCGTATTAGTTGCAGGTCACAACATCGCTGAGGCTGCCAATCACTCTTCACAGATCGCTGGCGTAAAAAAGGTGGTTGCTGTTGATGATGCTTCATTCGAACATCAGTTGGCAGAAAACACATCTGAGCTAGTTGTTGAATTAGCAAGTGACTTTTCACACATTTTGTTTTCAGCGTCTACCACAGGTAAAAATATCGCGCCACGTGTCGCGGCGTTACTCGACAAATCACAGATCTCAGAAATTATCGATGTGATTGATGCAGACACCTTTAAGCGTCCAATTTATGCGGGTAATGCAATTGCGACTGTAAAATCATTAGACTCACAAAAAGTTATCACTGTGCGTGCATCAGCATTTGATGCCGTAGAGACTCAAGCAGCATGTGACATTGAGGATCGCTCGCAAAGTATTGCCTCTCAAGTGAGTGAGTTTGTGAGCATTGAACAAACTGAATCTGAGCGCCCTGAATTAACTGCCGCACCGGTTGTTATTTCAGGTGGCCGTGGTATGCAAAACGGTGAAAACTTTGCCTTGCTAAATGGTATTGCTGACAAACTAGGGGCCGCAATTGGTGCATCGCGTGCTGCTGTTGACGCGGGCTTTGTGCCTAATGATATGCAGGTAGGCCAAACCGGTAAGATTGTGGCGCCTAACTTATATATTGCAGTTGGGATCAGCGGCGCAATTCAACACCTTGCGGGTATGAAGGATTCTAAGGTCATTGTCGCTATCAACAAAGATCCAGAAGCCCCGATTTTCCAAGTGGCTGATTATGGCCTTGTTGCGGATCTATTTGATGCGTTACCAGAGCTTGAACAGGCACTGTAACGCTTCTTTTTGTAGCTAGCCTACATCAAGAAAAATAATTCTGGTTGTTAAAGCCGTTGTACCTTTGGTCGCGGCTTTTTTCGTGTCTGGGATAAAAAAGCGGTAGGAATAAATATGTTATCAGGCTTAAATCACATCACAATAGCGGTATCTAACCTAAATACGTCACTGGATTTTTACTGCGGTTTGCTAGGGTTTGAGCTTTGGGTAACTTGGGACAAAGGCGCGTATTTAGCGCTTGGTGAAGTATGGCTTTGTTTATCTTTAGGAGAGCCATCTCCGAGCTCAGATTACAGTCATATAGCGTTCAATATTGCTGCCGAAGACTTTACGACTTTTTCTAAAACATTATTGGATAACGGAGTTGGCTTATGGCAGCAAAATAGCAGCGAAGGAGACTCGCTCTACATTTATGACCCCGATCATCACAAACTCGAGATCCATAGTGGTAGTTTGCAAAGTCGGTTAAAAAGTTTGCTGCAGCAACCGTATTCAGGCCTCACTTGGTATAAAAAATTATAATTTTAATTACCAGTATTAATTATCTCGTCGTTTAAATTGATGCTTATATTATTCTGGTAAAGAAAGGGCGCAATGACTTGCTCGGAAGCGCCCAAACCTTATTTAATGGCTAGTAGTCGTAACTAATATGTTGGAAGAAGCGTACGTTGATATCTTGCTTTTCAACATTAACAGGAAGTTGCGCAACAAAGCGTTTAATAGCCGTTTCTACGTGATTCATAAAACGACCATAGCCCATGTCTTTTTTGTCTTTGTCATTGGCAACGATCACAAAGCGAATGGTGTCCACTAGGTTTGCTTCGTTAAACAGCGAGTAAATTTGATTGTCACCGGAGCCGGTATCAAAACTCAGCTTTTGTAGCTCTCGGTTAGTATCGGACTTATCGATTTTGGCGCTTCTGATGATAGGCAAACGGCCATCGGCTACCATTGCTACCATATTAAGCTGTTTATCGGCGCAAGAAGAAAGAAATGCATCTTCTAGTGTACGATAGAATTGTCCGTAATCACTAGGGCGCATTTGGCTTTGGAACTCTGTTTTTATTGCACGTGACACTGGAATGTTAAAGGTCGCGTAGGTCATTTCACTATATTCTTCTGGTAACGTGCAGTTTCTGGCTTGATAACGTGGGTAAAGTGCACGCAATTTATAACCATACGACTCTTTGTCACCTTTCGCTTTGGCAAAGAGATCATAGGTTAAATGTTGATGGTCTCTCACTCTAAACTGAGGTTCTAGCGGAGAAAAGCCTTCTTTAAGTGCATCAAGCACCTTTTTCACTTTGTTGTGGAAGGTCGCTGCATTGGCGCGTAATTCATTTCCCGTGGCTAAAAATAATAAGCGGATTTTACGCGCTTGGTATCCGTCATTGAGATAAGTTTGGTGCGCTTCGTGGAACTTAGGATTATAGAAAAACAAAATCTGCTTTTCTGTTTGCATGGTATAGGCTTCGTCGTGGTAACGCACCACCGGCAATTTATCGTTCGCAATTACATGTACATTATGCAGCTCATATTCGTCACACAGTGCGAATAGCTGGCGAGACAAACGCTCGTAACACGCGGCGCTGGAGTCAAAACATGCATAGAATGCATCATCCGGTTTAAACTCAGCAAGAATATAGTGGTTGTTCCTAGCCTTAGTTGATATATAAACACGATTCAAATTCATTGAAGCCATTACTTTTGTCCTTTCCTCGGTAACGTGACTTAAGCAGTGTTTGTGGTATAAACACTGAGATGGCGCAACTATAGGATGAAGTTGTGACGGAAATATTGCGCTAGAACAAAATTTGTCACAAAAATCTGATGAACATTTAACCAAATGAATAAATCCTGATACAGCGCAGATAATTGCTGTAAGTTCGGCTGAGTTTTTGTAATAATGCCGAGGTTAACTAAGAGCATAATTCAGAGGAAAGATTTCCTATGGCGGAAACTGAAAATCGCCCATCAAACTTTATTCGCAACATTATTGATGCGGATCTTGCCAGTGGCAAACATGCGTCTACGCACACACGTTTTCCACCTGAGCCAAATGGCTTTTTACACATTGGCCATGCTAAATCAATTTGCTTAAATTTTGGTATTGCCCAAGATTATCAAGGTAAGTGCAACTTACGCTTTGACGATACCAACCCAGAAAAAGAAGACATCAACTACGTTAAATCTATCCAAGAAGATGTCCAGTGGCTTGGCTTTGAGTGGGATGGTGAAATTTGTTATTCATCAAACTACTTCGACAAGTTGTATAGCTACGCCGTAGAGCTAATTGAAAACGGTAAAGCGTATGTCTGTTTTTTATCTCCAGAGCAAGCACGCGAATATCGCGGCACGCTGACTGAGCCCGGCAAAAATAGCCCTTATCGTGACACTTCACCTGAAGAGAACTTAGCCTTATTCGAAAAAATGAGAAATGGCGAGTTTAAAGAAGGGGAATGTGTTCTTCGTGCTAAGATTGACATGGCAAGCTCATTTATGGTGCTTCGCGACCCTATCATCTATCGTGTACGTTTTGCACACCATCATCAAACTGGTGATAAGTGGTGCATCTATCCGATGTATGACTTTACGCACTGTATTTCCGATGCGCTTGAAGGGATCACGCATTCACTTTGTACATTAGAGTTCCAAGATAATCGCCGTTTGTACGACTGGGTGCTAGATAACATCAGCATTGCGTGTCATCCGCAGCAAATCGAGTTTTCTCGTTTAAATCTTGAATACACGGTGATGTCGAAACGTAAGCTTAATGACTTGGTTGTTAATAACCATGTTGAAGGATGGGACGACCCACGCATGCCGACAATTGCAGGGCTTCGTCGTCGTGGTTATACACCAGCTGCAATTCGCGAATTTTGTAAGCGGATTGGCGTAACCAAAATGGACAACATGGTTGAAATGGGTATGCTTGAAGCGTGTATCCGTGATGACTTAAACGAAAATGCACCACGCGCAATGGCGGTACTCGACCCTGTTAAGCTAGTAATTGAAAACTTTGATGCAGATAAAGTTGAAATGCTACAAGCGCCTAATCACCCAACATTAGACATGGGCGAGCGTGAGCTACCGTTTACGCGCGAAGTCTACATTGAACAAGAAGATTTCCGCGTAGAAGCGAACAAAAAGTTCAAACGTTTGGTGCTAGGTAAAGAAGTGCGTCTTCGTAATGCTTATGTGATTAAAGCTGAGCGCATTGAAGAAGACGAAAACGGTAATATTACGACAATCTACTGTAGCTACGACCCTGATACTTTAGGT
This window contains:
- a CDS encoding DUF3083 family protein — protein: MASMNLNRVYISTKARNNHYILAEFKPDDAFYACFDSSAACYERLSRQLFALCDEYELHNVHVIANDKLPVVRYHDEAYTMQTEKQILFFYNPKFHEAHQTYLNDGYQARKIRLLFLATGNELRANAATFHNKVKKVLDALKEGFSPLEPQFRVRDHQHLTYDLFAKAKGDKESYGYKLRALYPRYQARNCTLPEEYSEMTYATFNIPVSRAIKTEFQSQMRPSDYGQFYRTLEDAFLSSCADKQLNMVAMVADGRLPIIRSAKIDKSDTNRELQKLSFDTGSGDNQIYSLFNEANLVDTIRFVIVANDKDKKDMGYGRFMNHVETAIKRFVAQLPVNVEKQDINVRFFQHISYDY
- a CDS encoding VOC family protein, with translation MLSGLNHITIAVSNLNTSLDFYCGLLGFELWVTWDKGAYLALGEVWLCLSLGEPSPSSDYSHIAFNIAAEDFTTFSKTLLDNGVGLWQQNSSEGDSLYIYDPDHHKLEIHSGSLQSRLKSLLQQPYSGLTWYKKL
- the glnS gene encoding glutamine--tRNA ligase, with product MAETENRPSNFIRNIIDADLASGKHASTHTRFPPEPNGFLHIGHAKSICLNFGIAQDYQGKCNLRFDDTNPEKEDINYVKSIQEDVQWLGFEWDGEICYSSNYFDKLYSYAVELIENGKAYVCFLSPEQAREYRGTLTEPGKNSPYRDTSPEENLALFEKMRNGEFKEGECVLRAKIDMASSFMVLRDPIIYRVRFAHHHQTGDKWCIYPMYDFTHCISDALEGITHSLCTLEFQDNRRLYDWVLDNISIACHPQQIEFSRLNLEYTVMSKRKLNDLVVNNHVEGWDDPRMPTIAGLRRRGYTPAAIREFCKRIGVTKMDNMVEMGMLEACIRDDLNENAPRAMAVLDPVKLVIENFDADKVEMLQAPNHPTLDMGERELPFTREVYIEQEDFRVEANKKFKRLVLGKEVRLRNAYVIKAERIEEDENGNITTIYCSYDPDTLGKNPEDGRKVKGVIHWVSASHCIEAPVRQYDRLFTVPNPAAAEDFTEVLNPDSLVTIANAKLEPALANAKPEQGYQFERLGYFCRDNKSEALMFNQTVGLRDSWTKIEQQG
- a CDS encoding electron transfer flavoprotein subunit alpha/FixB family protein: MSVLVIAEHENGVLKPETAKVVAAATKIASDITVLVAGHNIAEAANHSSQIAGVKKVVAVDDASFEHQLAENTSELVVELASDFSHILFSASTTGKNIAPRVAALLDKSQISEIIDVIDADTFKRPIYAGNAIATVKSLDSQKVITVRASAFDAVETQAACDIEDRSQSIASQVSEFVSIEQTESERPELTAAPVVISGGRGMQNGENFALLNGIADKLGAAIGASRAAVDAGFVPNDMQVGQTGKIVAPNLYIAVGISGAIQHLAGMKDSKVIVAINKDPEAPIFQVADYGLVADLFDALPELEQAL